GCCGGGAGGCGATCGGCGCGCGGGATGACGAGGGCCACGCCCAGCACGAGAGCGCCGTGGAGGAGCACCGATACCGTCAAGCCTGCGAACGAACGACGGCTCACGAGTTCTCCCGAAGCCAGCGGCTGATGCCGGCGTCGAGCGCCGATTTCACCGCGCGCCCCGCCACCGCGCCCAGCTCGCTCGACGGGCCACCGAACCGGCAGCTTCGGCCGCCGCCGGTCGCCGCCACCACGACCGCGTCCGTCGAGGTGCCGCTGGCCAGCCCGCCGTCGGCGGCGCGGACCCCGGCCTCGGCCAGCGCGAGGGTCTTGGCCTCGGTCGCGGTGATGACCAGATTCACCAGGGCCGCTGGCTCGGGCGCGGCGTCGACCAGGACGATCGTGTTGATCGTCGACGGCGTCCAGACGGCGGCAGCGCCCCGGCCGGCGCCGACCGCGTTGCTCAAGCCCA
The Candidatus Methylomirabilota bacterium genome window above contains:
- a CDS encoding adenosylcobinamide amidohydrolase produces the protein RRAVASPYVGLLTAAWTEQAEVASATAEGLSAVAVVTVGLSNAVGAGRGAAAVWTPSTINTIVLVDAAPEPAALVNLVITATEAKTLALAEAGVRAADGGLASGTSTDAVVVAATGGGRSCRFGGPSSELGAVAGRAVKSALDAGISRWLRENS